The Glycine soja cultivar W05 chromosome 3, ASM419377v2, whole genome shotgun sequence genome window below encodes:
- the LOC114406665 gene encoding UDP-sulfoquinovose synthase, chloroplastic-like → MAQLLSSSCSLTICSRNKPYLKPFNNCSTLFSITLACNNSKTPFRRLFLQEQKPRKGSLVVHAAAVSTSQETPVQTSSGDPFKPQRVMVIGGDGYCGWATALHLSNKGYEVAIVDSLVRRLFDHQLGLDSLTPISSIQNRLQRWKSLTGKTIELYIGDICDFEFLSETFKSYEPDAVVHFGEQRSAPYSMIDRSRAVYTQQNNVIGTLNVLFAIKEFREQCHLVKLGTMGEYGTPNIDIEEGYITITHNGRTDTLPYPKQASSFYHLSKVHDSHNIAFTCKAWGIRATDLNQGVVYGVRTDETAMHEELYNRFDYDGIFGTALNRFCVQAAVGHPLTVYGKGGQTRGFLDIRDTVQCVELAIANPAKPGEFRVFNQFTEQFSVNQLANLVTKAGEKLGIEVKTINVPNPRVEAEEHYYNCKNTKLVDLGLRPHFLSDSLLDSLLNFAVQYKDRVDTKQIMPSVSWKKIGVKTKTVTA, encoded by the exons ATGGCTCAATTGCTATCCTCTTCTTGCTCCTTGACTATCTGCTCTAGAAATAAACCTTACCTAAAACCCTTTAACAATTGTTCAACACTGTTTTCTATCACGTTAGCTTGCAATAATTCCAAAACTCCATTTAGAAGGCTTTTCTTGCAAGAACAGAAGCCAAGAAAAGGTTCTCTAGTAGTACATGCTGCTGCAGTTTCAACTAGCCAGGAAACCCCAGTTCAAACTAGCTCTGGCGATCCTTTTAAACCACAGCGAGTCATGGTCATTGGTGGAGATGGATACTGTGGTTGGGCAACTGCCCTCCACCTTTCTAACAAGGGTTATGAGGTTGCCATTGTTGACAGCCTTGTTCGACGCCTTTTTGATCACCAGCTTGGACTGGATTCTCTAACACCGATTTCTTCTATCCAGAACCGCCTTCAGCGTTGGAAATCTCTCACTGGAAAAACTATTGAGCTCTACATCGGTGACATATGTGATTTTGAGTTCTTGTCTGAAACCTTCAAGTCATATGAACCTGATGCTGTTGTCCACTTTGGGGAACAGCGGTCTGCTCCTTACTCTATGATAGACCGGTCAAGAGCTGTGTATACTCAGCAGAACAATGTTATTGGGACACTGAATGTGCTCTTTGCCATAAAAGAGTTCAGAGAGCAGTGTCATCTAGTGAAGCTTGGGACCATGGGTGAATATGGGACACCAAATATTGATATCGAGGAAGGTTATATTACCATTACTCACAATGGAAGGACAGACACTTTGCCATATCCCAAGCAAGCTAGCTCATTCTACCATCTAAGCAAGGTACATGATTCACATAACATAGCTTTCACTTGCAAAGCTTGGGGGATTCGAGCAACTGATCTGAATCAAGGAGTTGTATATGGGGTCAGAACAGATGAGACTGCAATGCATGAAGAGCTGTATAACAGGTTTGATTACGATGGAATATTTGGAACTGCATTGAATCGGTTCTGCGTTCAGGCTGCTGTTGGTCATCCACTTACTGTATATGGTAAAGGAGGCCAG ACTAGGGGCTTCCTTGACATAAGAGATACAGTTCAATGCGTTGAGCTTGCCATCGCAAACCCCGCTAAGCCTGGGGAGTTCCGAGTCTTCAACCAATTCACTGAGCAGTTTTCAGTGAATCAACTCGCCAACCTTGTTACAAAAGCTGGTGAGAAGCTGGGCATTGAGGTGAAAACTATCAATGTGCCTAACCCGAGAGTCGAGGCAGAAGAGCATTACTACAATTGCAAGAACACTAAACTTGTTGATCTGGGACTGAGACCACACTTTCTTTCAGACTCTCTCCTTGATTCACTGCTCAATTTTGCTGTTCAGTACAAAGATCGTGTTGACACAAAACAAATTATGCCTAGTGTGTCTTGGAAGAAAATTGGggttaaaacaaaaactgtTACAGCCTAA